In one window of Paraflavitalea soli DNA:
- a CDS encoding prolyl oligopeptidase family serine peptidase codes for MTFTAYTASLGQTSYPVTKKVDHVDDYQGTKVADPYRWLEDDNSAETKAWVEAQNKVTFEFLNKIPYRAQMKKRIEELINYPRYSAPDRNAGFFYFYKNDGLQNQAVLYRQKGLDGVPELVMDANKLSPDGTTQLTNFDLSKDGKYAVWGISKGGSDWHTYYVRDMHTGKDLADSILWVKVSGASWQGHGFYYSRYPAPEKGKELSSKNENHQVWFHTAGTSQAQDELVYEDKANPQRFHGVSVSEDERFAYLFINDRGKGLQGNALYYRDSKSGDNKFKPIVAEVGQFRYSPIDNDGDKILLYTNDGAENNRIMLFDPAHPARENWKEIVAERPEPMQNAGTAGGRLYLSYLKDVTTRVYEHDYAGKLLKEIKLPGLGTVGGFGGYKDDKIVFYTFTSFTFPPTIYKYDIATGVSTVFRRPEVAFNPEDYETKQVFYPSKDGTKVPMFIVFRKGLKLDGTNPTMLYAYGGFNISSLPGFSASLIPFLEQGGVYALANLRGGAEYGEAWHEAGMRFKKQNVFDDFIAGAEYLIKNKYTSSQRLAIRGGSNGGLLVGAVMNQRPELFKVAIPQVGVMDMLRFHKFTIGWNWIAEYGSSDSAADFKNLYAYSPIHNLKAGVNYPATLITTADHDDRVVPAHSFKYAATLQEKHKGANPVMIRIDTNSGHGASNTAKNIETIADIYCFIFTNMGYTPKFKNGSGTEGKKGF; via the coding sequence ATGACGTTTACAGCGTATACTGCATCTTTGGGGCAGACGAGCTACCCGGTGACGAAGAAAGTAGACCATGTTGATGATTATCAGGGCACTAAAGTGGCAGATCCCTATCGCTGGCTGGAAGATGATAACAGTGCAGAGACCAAGGCCTGGGTGGAGGCCCAGAATAAAGTGACTTTCGAATTCCTCAACAAGATCCCTTATCGCGCCCAGATGAAGAAACGGATAGAAGAACTGATCAATTATCCACGCTACAGCGCCCCCGACCGCAATGCCGGCTTTTTCTATTTTTATAAGAACGATGGCCTCCAGAACCAGGCCGTATTGTACCGGCAAAAAGGGCTGGATGGCGTCCCGGAACTGGTGATGGACGCCAACAAACTATCACCTGATGGCACCACCCAGCTTACCAATTTCGACCTGTCGAAAGACGGCAAATATGCGGTTTGGGGTATTTCCAAGGGTGGATCGGACTGGCATACCTATTATGTACGCGACATGCATACCGGGAAAGACCTGGCCGATTCTATACTATGGGTCAAGGTATCCGGCGCTTCCTGGCAGGGCCATGGGTTTTATTATAGCCGCTATCCCGCGCCGGAAAAAGGCAAGGAGCTGTCTTCCAAAAATGAGAATCACCAGGTTTGGTTCCATACAGCCGGCACTTCCCAGGCCCAGGATGAACTGGTGTATGAGGACAAAGCCAATCCCCAGCGTTTTCATGGCGTATCGGTGAGCGAAGATGAGCGTTTTGCCTACCTCTTTATCAACGACCGTGGCAAAGGGCTACAAGGAAATGCCTTGTATTATCGCGACAGCAAAAGCGGCGACAATAAATTCAAACCCATCGTGGCGGAAGTAGGTCAATTCCGGTACAGTCCGATTGACAATGATGGCGATAAAATACTCCTTTATACCAATGATGGTGCTGAGAACAACAGGATCATGCTGTTTGATCCCGCCCATCCTGCCCGGGAAAACTGGAAGGAGATCGTGGCCGAAAGACCGGAACCTATGCAGAATGCAGGTACCGCAGGAGGCCGTTTGTACCTGAGCTACCTCAAAGATGTAACCACCCGTGTATATGAACATGATTATGCCGGTAAGTTGCTCAAAGAGATCAAACTGCCCGGCCTGGGCACGGTGGGTGGATTTGGTGGCTACAAGGACGATAAAATTGTGTTCTATACATTTACTTCCTTTACGTTTCCTCCAACGATCTATAAATATGATATCGCTACCGGCGTGAGCACTGTATTCCGCCGGCCGGAAGTAGCTTTCAATCCCGAGGATTATGAGACCAAACAGGTGTTTTATCCCAGCAAGGACGGCACCAAGGTCCCTATGTTTATTGTATTCCGCAAAGGCTTGAAACTGGATGGTACCAATCCCACCATGCTGTACGCCTACGGTGGCTTCAACATCAGTTCCCTGCCCGGCTTTAGCGCCAGCCTCATTCCCTTCCTGGAGCAGGGTGGTGTATATGCATTGGCCAACCTGCGTGGTGGTGCTGAATATGGTGAAGCCTGGCATGAAGCCGGTATGCGGTTCAAAAAGCAGAATGTATTCGACGACTTTATTGCCGGGGCGGAATACCTTATCAAGAATAAATATACTTCCAGTCAGCGCCTGGCCATCCGTGGCGGCTCCAATGGCGGCTTGCTGGTAGGCGCTGTGATGAACCAGCGTCCCGAGCTCTTTAAAGTCGCCATTCCGCAGGTAGGGGTGATGGATATGCTGCGTTTTCATAAGTTTACGATCGGCTGGAACTGGATTGCTGAGTATGGCAGCAGCGACAGCGCCGCGGACTTCAAAAACCTGTATGCTTATTCTCCCATACACAACCTGAAGGCGGGTGTTAATTATCCTGCCACCCTCATCACCACAGCCGATCATGACGACCGGGTAGTGCCGGCCCATTCCTTTAAGTATGCGGCTACTTTGCAGGAGAAACACAAAGGAGCCAACCCGGTGATGATCCGTATTGATACCAATTCGGGTCATGGCGCCAGCAATACCGCCAAGAACATTGAGACCATCGCCGATATCTATTGCTTTATATTTACCAATATGGGTTATACGCCGAAGTTTAAGAATGGCAGCGGGACCGAAGGCAAAAAAGGATTCTGA
- a CDS encoding SDR family oxidoreductase codes for MKILVTGANGLLGQHLVKLLLEKGFTVIATGKGEERMHPEGWGDQYEYHSLDITDATDIATVFTRVQPDVVVHAAAMTQVDECELNSEKCERVNVAATSQVLVDAEMYSSHFIYVSTDFVFDGEQGNYVEEDELKPVSYYGFTKMQAEAITETSTIPWAIVRTCLVYGNTLEGTRSNIITWVKSSLEQGKAIKVVSDQWRTPTYVEDLAKGILLIIEKKATGIYHISGKDLLTPYDIAMQTADLFHLDKSLMEKVDASTFNQPGRRPPKTGFVIEKARKELGFEPLSFGEGLRRMFAMG; via the coding sequence ATGAAGATACTTGTTACAGGCGCCAACGGATTACTGGGCCAGCACCTGGTAAAGCTGTTATTGGAGAAAGGCTTTACCGTCATCGCCACCGGAAAAGGAGAGGAGCGTATGCATCCCGAAGGGTGGGGCGATCAATACGAATACCATTCGCTGGATATTACCGATGCTACAGATATAGCCACTGTTTTTACCAGGGTACAGCCCGATGTGGTGGTACATGCCGCCGCCATGACGCAGGTAGATGAATGTGAACTGAACTCCGAAAAATGTGAACGGGTGAACGTAGCGGCCACCTCACAGGTATTGGTGGATGCCGAAATGTACAGCAGTCATTTTATCTATGTCTCCACCGATTTTGTATTTGATGGTGAGCAGGGCAACTATGTAGAAGAAGATGAACTGAAACCGGTGAGTTATTATGGCTTTACCAAAATGCAGGCCGAAGCGATTACTGAGACCAGCACCATTCCCTGGGCTATTGTGCGTACCTGCCTGGTATACGGCAATACCCTGGAAGGTACCCGCAGTAATATCATTACCTGGGTAAAGAGCAGCCTGGAGCAGGGTAAGGCCATTAAGGTGGTATCCGACCAATGGCGTACACCCACTTATGTGGAAGACCTGGCCAAAGGCATCCTGTTGATCATTGAAAAGAAAGCCACCGGCATTTATCATATCTCAGGCAAGGACCTGCTTACACCTTATGATATTGCTATGCAAACCGCTGACCTGTTCCACCTCGATAAAAGCCTGATGGAAAAAGTAGATGCATCTACCTTCAACCAGCCTGGCAGGCGGCCACCCAAAACAGGCTTTGTGATCGAGAAGGCCCGGAAGGAGTTGGGTTTTGAGCCCTTGTCTTTCGGAGAAGGATTGAGGAGGATGTTTGCGATGGGGTGA
- a CDS encoding M15 family metallopeptidase: protein MKCYVLNICLLILIYSPGRTQDTLQTNVYAQKLIKAYPDCITGIKDNYVVFKNGIKLLFDDGKAKTLAELYAQPDIEDQLRAVYVKGKTARPAELDDPGRIRNDTFFKVMYGATSAAVEQNLVTIHWLPKSANQTLRVSRINGVDKKLQAISDDLEKLPARLLPYVQQVAGTFTWRVIKGTNRLSTHSFGITMDINIGYSNYWQWDNKTTDETRKIPSYINRIPFEIVAIFEKHGFIWGGKWYHYDTMHFEYRPELLVD, encoded by the coding sequence ATGAAGTGCTACGTCTTAAATATTTGCTTACTTATATTGATCTATTCCCCCGGCAGGACCCAGGATACATTACAAACAAATGTGTATGCTCAAAAACTAATAAAAGCTTACCCCGATTGCATTACCGGCATCAAAGACAATTATGTCGTGTTTAAGAATGGCATTAAGCTGTTGTTTGATGATGGGAAAGCTAAAACGCTTGCAGAGCTGTATGCGCAACCTGACATAGAAGATCAGTTGCGGGCGGTATATGTGAAAGGCAAGACAGCCAGGCCTGCAGAACTGGATGACCCTGGCAGGATCAGGAATGACACCTTTTTTAAGGTAATGTATGGCGCCACTTCAGCGGCGGTGGAACAAAACCTGGTCACCATTCACTGGCTGCCCAAATCAGCCAATCAAACATTGCGCGTGTCCCGTATCAATGGCGTGGATAAAAAATTACAGGCTATTTCCGATGACCTGGAAAAACTGCCTGCCCGACTGCTGCCCTATGTGCAACAGGTAGCCGGTACTTTTACCTGGCGGGTGATCAAAGGAACCAACCGCTTAAGTACCCATAGCTTTGGCATTACCATGGACATCAATATAGGCTATTCCAATTACTGGCAATGGGACAATAAGACAACGGATGAGACCCGGAAGATCCCTTCTTACATCAACCGAATTCCCTTCGAAATAGTGGCCATCTTTGAAAAACATGGCTTTATATGGGGAGGTAAATGGTACCATTACGATACCATGCATTTTGAATACCGTCCAGAATTGTTGGTGGATTGA
- the ctlX gene encoding citrulline utilization hydrolase CtlX produces the protein MSITPHILMIRPVNFGFNAQTAGTNAFQVQGQEAEAQEKAQQEFDSFVQMLHNNGADIIVVNDTPAPHTPDSIFPNNWISFHADGTVCLYPMYAENRRMERKPHVLEKLRERFIVERTYDLTHFEKDGLFLEGTGSMVLDRDLKIAYACLSPRTDKSVLEEWCRAMDYQPIVFDATDAAGQAIYHTNVVMCVADRYVVICLDALPKAEDRELVTNTIDQGGKELISITLDQMNHFAGNMLQIASIQGETLLVMSSQAYHSLTAEQVNRLRSYNRIIHAPLHTIETNGGGSARCMMAEVFLERLIAE, from the coding sequence ATGTCTATCACTCCTCATATACTCATGATCAGGCCCGTCAATTTTGGCTTTAATGCGCAAACGGCCGGCACAAATGCATTTCAGGTACAAGGCCAGGAGGCCGAAGCACAGGAGAAGGCCCAGCAGGAATTTGACAGCTTTGTACAGATGCTGCACAACAACGGTGCAGACATCATTGTGGTGAATGATACACCGGCGCCACACACCCCCGATTCGATCTTTCCCAATAACTGGATATCGTTTCATGCAGATGGAACAGTTTGCCTTTACCCCATGTATGCCGAAAACCGGCGGATGGAACGCAAGCCACATGTACTGGAAAAACTCCGGGAGCGGTTTATTGTAGAGCGCACGTATGATCTTACCCACTTTGAAAAAGACGGGCTTTTCCTGGAAGGTACCGGCAGCATGGTGCTGGACCGGGACCTGAAGATCGCTTATGCCTGCCTCAGCCCCCGCACAGATAAGTCGGTGCTGGAAGAGTGGTGCCGGGCGATGGACTACCAACCCATTGTATTTGATGCGACCGATGCCGCAGGGCAGGCCATCTACCATACGAATGTAGTGATGTGCGTGGCCGACCGTTATGTGGTGATCTGCCTGGATGCTTTACCCAAAGCCGAAGACCGGGAACTGGTTACCAATACCATCGACCAGGGCGGCAAGGAACTGATCAGCATTACGCTGGACCAGATGAACCACTTTGCCGGTAATATGCTGCAAATCGCCAGCATCCAGGGCGAAACCTTGCTGGTAATGAGTTCCCAGGCTTATCATTCATTAACCGCGGAGCAGGTAAACAGGCTGCGCAGCTATAACCGGATCATCCACGCCCCCTTGCACACCATCGAGACCAATGGCGGCGGCAGTGCCCGCTGTATGATGGCGGAGGTATTCCTGGAAAGACTGATAGCTGAGTAA
- a CDS encoding arginine deiminase family protein, whose translation MTKKDKTILHVTSEVGTLKRLLVHSPDSGLGRVVPSKAQDWLFEDIVHLETIRRKEYDYYTKILLYFLDPQKIHGKLQEIDAPDNKRNFYKPEKPGFFRSEKVIELEWLLAEVLEDHEIRLKLVASVCAVEGCSYTTQTQLLDLPPAQLSKVIISGTLSGDDLLFPPIPNFIFTRDIGIVINDYVLLNKPAKKARTREALLAKYIFFNHPLFERYRNNILEIPDTFHHFLLPRDGDEKKVTLEGGDVMVVSKDHLLVGVSERTSMEAAHQVINMLFEKSIVKKITVIKIPKKRDYMHIDTIFTQVKRDVWVMLGAFSKKVMKHEDDDAVERILEGGLKKDEKIKIIQFRKKAIDEPKFFDNLEELLTDISRNDLGCEGKIKFIYSGNNKFPYDTREQWTDSCNLLALKEGVVLGYDRNDKTVEAFRESGFMVIPVKELLEQFEQGVIHPADMEDTVILMPSAELSRARGGFHCMSMPLLREDV comes from the coding sequence ATGACTAAAAAAGACAAGACTATTTTACACGTTACCTCCGAAGTAGGAACTTTAAAACGATTGCTGGTACATAGCCCCGATAGCGGCCTGGGCCGCGTAGTGCCCTCCAAAGCCCAGGACTGGTTATTTGAAGACATTGTGCACCTGGAAACCATCCGCCGGAAAGAATATGACTACTACACTAAAATATTACTCTATTTCCTGGACCCCCAAAAAATACACGGCAAACTGCAGGAGATCGATGCACCGGATAACAAACGTAACTTTTACAAACCCGAGAAACCTGGTTTCTTCCGCAGTGAGAAAGTGATAGAACTGGAATGGCTGCTGGCCGAAGTGCTGGAAGACCATGAGATCAGGCTAAAGCTGGTAGCTTCTGTATGCGCCGTGGAAGGATGCTCCTATACCACGCAAACGCAGCTACTGGACCTGCCGCCGGCGCAGTTGTCGAAGGTGATCATCAGTGGTACGCTCTCCGGCGACGACCTGCTGTTTCCCCCCATCCCCAATTTCATTTTTACGCGCGATATTGGCATAGTGATCAATGACTATGTACTGCTCAACAAACCAGCGAAGAAAGCCCGTACACGGGAAGCACTGCTGGCCAAATACATCTTCTTCAATCACCCTTTATTTGAACGCTACCGCAACAACATACTGGAAATACCAGATACGTTCCATCACTTCCTGCTGCCCAGGGATGGGGATGAAAAAAAGGTAACGCTGGAAGGAGGCGACGTGATGGTCGTGAGCAAAGACCACTTGCTGGTGGGGGTGAGTGAACGTACGAGCATGGAAGCAGCGCACCAGGTGATCAATATGCTGTTTGAAAAAAGCATCGTTAAAAAGATCACGGTGATCAAAATACCGAAGAAGCGGGACTACATGCATATCGATACGATCTTTACGCAGGTAAAACGGGATGTATGGGTGATGTTGGGCGCCTTCTCCAAGAAGGTAATGAAGCACGAAGATGATGATGCCGTAGAGCGCATATTGGAAGGCGGACTGAAGAAAGACGAGAAGATCAAGATCATCCAGTTTCGCAAGAAAGCCATTGATGAACCTAAGTTCTTCGACAACCTCGAAGAACTGCTGACAGATATCAGCCGCAACGACCTGGGCTGTGAAGGGAAGATCAAATTCATTTATTCCGGCAACAACAAGTTTCCCTATGATACACGGGAACAATGGACGGACAGCTGCAACCTGCTGGCCCTGAAAGAAGGCGTGGTACTGGGATATGACCGTAACGACAAAACCGTGGAAGCTTTCCGTGAATCGGGTTTTATGGTGATCCCGGTAAAAGAGTTACTGGAGCAGTTTGAGCAGGGCGTTATCCACCCCGCCGATATGGAAGACACCGTGATCCTGATGCCTTCGGCCGAGCTTTCCCGTGCACGTGGAGGATTCCATTGCATGAGTATGCCCTTGCTGCGCGAAGACGTCTGA
- a CDS encoding OsmC family protein, with protein sequence MKRTGTAHWNGNLKEGKGVLTSQSTTLNKTQYSFKTRFEEGVGTNPEELLATAHAGCFTMAVSAVLTQAGFTPGDLDTNAVLDLDMVGLKINGIHLELKAAPIEGVTAEKFNEIAEGAKANCIISKALSVPITLSVIYQ encoded by the coding sequence ATGAAACGTACAGGAACCGCCCATTGGAATGGCAATCTAAAAGAAGGCAAAGGTGTATTGACATCCCAAAGCACCACCCTGAACAAGACCCAATATTCCTTTAAGACCCGTTTTGAGGAAGGCGTAGGCACCAATCCCGAAGAACTGCTGGCTACAGCACACGCAGGATGCTTTACCATGGCAGTCAGCGCGGTTTTGACACAGGCAGGTTTTACCCCCGGCGACCTGGACACCAACGCTGTTCTGGACCTGGATATGGTGGGTCTTAAGATCAATGGCATTCACCTGGAATTGAAAGCGGCCCCTATTGAAGGGGTTACTGCCGAAAAATTCAATGAGATCGCTGAAGGCGCTAAAGCGAATTGCATTATTTCCAAAGCCTTGAGTGTTCCTATTACGTTGAGTGTAATTTATCAATAG
- a CDS encoding fatty acid desaturase family protein, with product MPKVTYNNKSKPFYQTIKAGVDQYFAGKKVKPTGNWKLYSKSVILISSAVAIYLSLLFFTLPVAVSIVLCCLLGFLLASIGFNVMHDACHGSYSSKKWINNIMGLTLNALGGNAFIWKFKHNIIHHTYTNVDGIDDDINKSPLMRMCASQKWVPAHRFQHIYVLPIYAISSLAWVLLLDFDKYFKRKIVDTPLQKMDRREHFIFWISKVLYVLFYILIPVLVLGWVPWLIGFVSMHIVMGITLAVVFQLAHVVEDTAFEHVEVNDQLQIENEWAIHQVVTTANFARKNKIISWFTGGLNFQVEHHLFPRISHVHYPAISGIVQRACLQYNIAYNEFPTMSKAVASHFKTMRQLGRKP from the coding sequence ATGCCCAAAGTAACATACAATAACAAGAGCAAACCATTTTACCAAACCATCAAAGCAGGTGTTGACCAATACTTTGCAGGCAAAAAGGTAAAACCCACAGGGAACTGGAAGTTGTACAGTAAATCTGTTATTCTGATCTCCTCGGCGGTAGCTATTTACCTGTCGCTGTTGTTTTTCACCCTCCCGGTGGCGGTAAGCATCGTTCTCTGCTGCCTGCTCGGTTTTCTCCTGGCCAGCATTGGTTTTAATGTCATGCACGATGCCTGTCATGGCAGCTACTCCAGCAAAAAATGGATCAACAACATCATGGGGCTCACGCTCAACGCCCTCGGCGGGAATGCTTTTATCTGGAAATTTAAACACAATATCATCCACCATACCTACACCAACGTAGACGGGATAGATGACGATATCAATAAAAGCCCCCTCATGCGTATGTGTGCCTCCCAAAAATGGGTGCCGGCACACCGCTTCCAGCATATTTATGTGCTGCCCATCTATGCCATCTCGTCCCTGGCCTGGGTACTGCTGCTCGACTTCGACAAGTACTTCAAAAGAAAGATCGTAGATACACCCCTGCAAAAAATGGATAGGAGAGAGCACTTCATCTTCTGGATCAGCAAAGTATTGTATGTACTGTTCTATATTCTCATCCCCGTACTCGTGCTGGGTTGGGTGCCCTGGCTCATTGGTTTTGTGAGTATGCACATTGTGATGGGTATTACCCTCGCCGTTGTATTCCAGCTGGCGCATGTGGTAGAAGATACTGCCTTCGAACATGTAGAAGTCAACGATCAGCTGCAGATAGAAAATGAGTGGGCCATCCACCAGGTGGTAACAACTGCCAATTTTGCCAGAAAGAATAAGATCATCTCCTGGTTTACGGGCGGACTCAATTTCCAGGTAGAGCACCACCTGTTTCCCCGGATAAGCCATGTGCACTATCCTGCGATCAGCGGCATCGTACAACGCGCCTGCCTGCAGTATAACATTGCTTACAATGAATTTCCCACCATGAGTAAGGCGGTGGCGTCACATTTCAAAACTATGCGCCAGTTGGGCCGTAAACCCTAG
- a CDS encoding RNA recognition motif domain-containing protein, whose protein sequence is MNMYVSNLGFHVSDEDLNALFAAFGEVTSAKVITDRVTGKSRGFGFVEMPQAAEAEEAIAKLSGREVEGRTISVSVAKPRSESGGGGGRNFGGGGGGRNNRW, encoded by the coding sequence ATGAACATGTATGTTTCAAACCTCGGTTTTCACGTTTCCGATGAAGACCTGAATGCGTTATTTGCCGCCTTTGGTGAAGTCACTTCTGCTAAGGTGATCACCGACAGGGTTACCGGCAAATCCAGGGGTTTTGGATTTGTGGAAATGCCACAGGCAGCGGAAGCAGAAGAAGCGATTGCCAAGCTTTCCGGCCGTGAAGTAGAAGGCAGGACCATTTCTGTGTCAGTTGCCAAGCCAAGATCTGAAAGCGGCGGTGGCGGCGGCAGGAATTTCGGTGGCGGCGGTGGTGGCCGCAATAACAGGTGGTAG
- a CDS encoding RNA recognition motif domain-containing protein produces the protein MRIFVGNLSDLATADHLSTLFVKFGEVLSVYIMPDEVSGHSLGYGFVEMENVAGAIAISELDSCRFMNRYMDVNEC, from the coding sequence ATGCGCATCTTCGTAGGCAATTTAAGCGACCTGGCTACTGCCGATCATCTGTCAACCCTGTTTGTGAAATTCGGCGAAGTGTTATCTGTTTACATTATGCCCGATGAGGTCAGCGGTCATTCTCTTGGTTACGGCTTTGTAGAGATGGAAAATGTGGCCGGCGCCATCGCCATATCTGAACTCGATAGCTGCCGGTTTATGAACCGCTATATGGATGTGAATGAATGTTGA
- a CDS encoding RNA recognition motif domain-containing protein, producing MNIQVHNLSLNVIDSDIRKLFAAFGIVDAAEVIKDKLNGRSKGHAIVDMPVETQARQAIITLDQTMIDGKKISVREVPAYPHY from the coding sequence ATGAACATACAGGTACACAATCTTAGCCTGAACGTCATTGATTCAGATATCAGGAAGTTATTTGCAGCTTTTGGCATTGTAGATGCCGCAGAAGTGATCAAGGACAAGCTCAATGGCCGTTCGAAAGGGCATGCCATTGTGGATATGCCTGTAGAAACGCAGGCGAGGCAGGCTATCATAACCCTGGACCAGACGATGATCGATGGCAAAAAGATCAGTGTACGTGAAGTACCGGCTTACCCTCATTACTGA
- a CDS encoding glycoside hydrolase family 18 protein, whose amino-acid sequence MENAAPARFVNAWIFLNDDYLPGTNYYSNDSCYQSLIRNNVYQSVDFLHICFATTMPHSAGAPAYTLTMGEPATPIPAHPGGYTNKDYLQFIIRDARIQNPGIKFIFTLDWGYKPTLSNIFTVPGLTDAQCAAVFARNLAIAIQGYGLDGFDFDWEPPLSGSITAAQMSLLLYAIRQQFNQLEKENKKHYYLIISPVTGDNLDAAPVNDNVDWLNLQLYGGTTPSNYPGVDYNLFAYGAQFEATQPTTDPNFPGLQTAQAAIADNNQQYHFPIYTNWRLNSGNFVFEQQQQVALYRLARAGVQV is encoded by the coding sequence ATGGAAAATGCTGCTCCTGCACGCTTCGTCAACGCCTGGATATTCCTCAATGACGATTATTTGCCAGGTACCAATTATTACTCCAATGACAGTTGTTACCAGTCTTTGATCCGCAACAACGTTTACCAATCCGTAGATTTCCTGCATATTTGTTTTGCCACTACCATGCCGCATAGTGCGGGAGCACCGGCCTATACTCTTACGATGGGCGAACCTGCAACGCCCATTCCAGCCCATCCGGGCGGCTATACCAATAAGGATTACCTGCAATTCATAATCCGTGATGCACGGATACAGAATCCAGGCATAAAATTCATTTTTACACTGGACTGGGGATATAAACCAACCTTGTCAAATATCTTCACCGTACCTGGCCTCACCGATGCGCAATGCGCCGCCGTCTTTGCAAGGAACCTGGCCATTGCGATCCAGGGATATGGTTTGGATGGATTTGATTTTGATTGGGAACCGCCGCTTTCCGGATCAATCACCGCAGCTCAAATGAGCCTGTTGTTATATGCTATCCGCCAGCAATTCAATCAACTGGAGAAGGAAAATAAGAAGCATTATTACCTCATCATTTCACCGGTCACCGGAGACAACCTGGATGCAGCTCCTGTCAATGACAATGTGGACTGGCTGAACCTTCAGCTCTACGGAGGAACCACGCCCTCCAATTATCCGGGTGTAGACTATAATCTGTTTGCCTATGGGGCACAGTTTGAGGCAACTCAGCCGACAACTGACCCCAATTTTCCCGGCTTGCAAACAGCCCAGGCAGCAATTGCCGATAATAATCAACAATATCATTTCCCCATATATACAAACTGGCGGTTGAATTCGGGCAATTTCGTGTTCGAACAGCAGCAGCAGGTGGCCCTTTACAGGCTTGCCAGGGCAGGCGTGCAGGTTTAG